The DNA window GTTGTTGCCGACCATGTCGTAGATGCCTTCGGTGGTGTAGAACTTCAGCGCGAAACCCCTTGGGTCGCGCCAGGTATCGGGGCTGCCGCGCTCGCCGGCGACCGTCGAGAACCGAACTACCATGTCGGTCTTGACACCTGGCGCAAACAGCGCGGCGCAGGTGTACGCGGAGACGTCCTCGGTGGTCTCGAAGGTGCCGAATGCCCCGCTGCCCTTGGCGTGCGGTTGGCGTTCGGGGATGCGCTCACGGTTGAACTGCGCCATCTGCTCGATCAGATAGTGATCGTGCAGGACGATCGGTCCGCCGGCCCCGACGGTGAGGGAGTGTTCGTCACTTCCGGCCGGGGCGCCCGAATCACGGGTTGTGTACACGGAATTGCTCTCGGTCATGGTGCCTCCGAGCATGTTGAAGCTTGATGGGCTGTCACGACGACCCGGACTGCTTCAGGCCCTGGGCCGATCCTACGCGTCAACCCAGACGGGCGACGGGGCTTCCTGCGCCCCGCCGCCCGTCTGGCGCGTCTGGTCCCGTGCTACTTCTGCACGTCCTCCAGAGCCTTGTTGAACGTCTCACTCGGGCGCATCACCTTGGCGAGCAGTTCGTTGTCGGGCGCGTAGTAGCCACCGATATCGACCGGTTCGCCCTGGACACCGTTGAGTTCGGCCACGATCGCGTCCTCGTTGGCCTCCAGCGCTTCGGCCAGCGGCGCGAAATGCTTCTGCAGATCGGCATCGTCGGTCTGCGCGGCCAGTTCCTTCGCCCAGTACAGGGCGAGGTAGAACTGGCTGCCACGGTTGTCGAGCTCGCCGACCTTGCGTGAGGGGCCCTTGTCGTTCTCGAGCAGCTTGCCGGTCGCCGCGTCCAGGGTCTTCGCCAGGATCTGGGCCTTCGGGTTGTCCTGCTTCTTGCCCAGGTCCTCCAGACTCACCGCCAGGGCCAGGAACTCACCGAGCGAGTCCCAGCGCAGGTGATTCTCCTCAAGAAGCTGCTTGACGTGCTTGGGTGCCGACCCGCCGGCGCCCGTCTCGTACAGACCGCCACCGGCCATCAGCGGCACGATGGACAGCATCTTGGCGCTGGTGCCCAGTTCCAGGATGGGGAACAGGTCGGTGAGGTAGTCGCGCAGGATGTTTCCGGTCGCGGAGATGGTGTCCATCCCGCGGATCAGGCGCTCCATCGTGTACCGGATCGCCCGGACCTGCGACATGATCTGGATGTCGAGACCGTCGGTGTCGTGGTCCTTGAGGTACTTGTGGACCTTCGCGATGAGCTCGTTCTCATGCGGGCGGTACGGATCGAGCCAGAACACCACCGGCATCCCGGAGTCGCGGGCCCGCGTGACGGCCAGCTTCACCCAGTCCTGGATGGGGGCGTCCTTGACGATGCACAGACGCCAGATGTCACCCTCTTCGACGTTCTGGGTGAGCAGCACCTCGCCGGTGGCGTTGTCGACGATGTCGGCCACACCGTCCTTGGGTACCTCGAAGGTCTTGTCGTGCGAGCCGTACTCCTCGGCCTTCTGCGCCATCAGCCCGACATTGGGGACCGTGCCCATCGTCGTGGGATCGAAGGCGCCGTTGGTCTTACAGAAGTTGATCATCTCCTGATAGATCCGGGAGAAGGTCGACTCCGGGTTGACCGCCTTGGTGTCCTTGAGTCGGCCGTCGGCGCCGTACATCTTGCCGCCGGCGCGAATCATCGCGGGCATCGAGGCGTCGACGATGACGTCGGAGGGGGAGTGGAAGTTCGTGATCCCGCGGGCGGAGTCCACCATCGCCAGCTCGGGCCGATGCTCGTGGCACTTGTGCAGGTCGTCGATGATCTCCTCGCGCTTCGCGCTCGGCAGCGATTCGATCTTGCTGTACAGATCCGACAGGCCGTTGTTGACGTTCACGCCCAGCTCGTCGAAGAGCTCGCCGTGTTTGGCGAAGGCGTCCTTGTAGAAGACCTTCACGGCGTGACCGAACACGATGGGGTGGCTGACACGCATCATCGTGGCCTTGACGTGCAGGGAGAACATCACGCCGGTCTCATAGGCGTCCTGCATCTGCTCTTCGTAGAACTCGATGAGGGCCTTGCGACTCATGAACATCGAGTCGATGACATCGCCGTCGGTGAGTGACACCTTGGGCTTGAGCACGATGGTCTCGCCGTCGGCGGTGGTGAGCTGCATCCGCACCTCGCGGTCGCCGGAGACCGTCGTGGACTTCTCGCCGTGGTAGAAGTCGCCGTGGGTCATGTGCGCGACGTGGGTGCGCGACGCCATCGACCACTTGCCCATGCTGTGCGGGTGCTTTCGGGCGTACTCCTTCACCGCCCGCGGTGCGCGACGATCGGAGTTGCCCTCGCGCAGAACGGGATTCACTGCGCTGCCGAGACACTTGGTGTAGCGATCGCGAATCTGCGATTCCTCGTCGGTCTTGGGGTTACCGGGGAAATCGGGGATCTTGTATCCCTTGTCCTGCAATTCCTTGATGGTGGCGACGAGCTGCGGCACCGAGGCGCTGATGTTGGGCAGCTTGATGATGTTGGTGTCCGGATTCTGGGTCAGCCGTCCCAATTCACCGAGATTGTCGGGAACGCGCTGTTCCTCGGTGAGGTAGTCGTCGAACTCCGCGAGCACGCGTGCGGCCACGGAGATGTCGCTGGTCTCCACATTGATGTCGGCGGCATCCGCGAACGCCCGGATGACCGGCAGAAACGCGTGCGTCGCCAGCATGGGCGCCTCGTCGGTCAGTGTGTAGATGATGGTCGGCTGCTTCGCGTTCATAACCCGCCTTCGT is part of the Gordonia bronchialis DSM 43247 genome and encodes:
- a CDS encoding NADP-dependent isocitrate dehydrogenase gives rise to the protein MNAKQPTIIYTLTDEAPMLATHAFLPVIRAFADAADINVETSDISVAARVLAEFDDYLTEEQRVPDNLGELGRLTQNPDTNIIKLPNISASVPQLVATIKELQDKGYKIPDFPGNPKTDEESQIRDRYTKCLGSAVNPVLREGNSDRRAPRAVKEYARKHPHSMGKWSMASRTHVAHMTHGDFYHGEKSTTVSGDREVRMQLTTADGETIVLKPKVSLTDGDVIDSMFMSRKALIEFYEEQMQDAYETGVMFSLHVKATMMRVSHPIVFGHAVKVFYKDAFAKHGELFDELGVNVNNGLSDLYSKIESLPSAKREEIIDDLHKCHEHRPELAMVDSARGITNFHSPSDVIVDASMPAMIRAGGKMYGADGRLKDTKAVNPESTFSRIYQEMINFCKTNGAFDPTTMGTVPNVGLMAQKAEEYGSHDKTFEVPKDGVADIVDNATGEVLLTQNVEEGDIWRLCIVKDAPIQDWVKLAVTRARDSGMPVVFWLDPYRPHENELIAKVHKYLKDHDTDGLDIQIMSQVRAIRYTMERLIRGMDTISATGNILRDYLTDLFPILELGTSAKMLSIVPLMAGGGLYETGAGGSAPKHVKQLLEENHLRWDSLGEFLALAVSLEDLGKKQDNPKAQILAKTLDAATGKLLENDKGPSRKVGELDNRGSQFYLALYWAKELAAQTDDADLQKHFAPLAEALEANEDAIVAELNGVQGEPVDIGGYYAPDNELLAKVMRPSETFNKALEDVQK